The proteins below come from a single Oryzias latipes chromosome 14, ASM223467v1 genomic window:
- the LOC101174287 gene encoding ribosomal protein S6 kinase beta-1 isoform X2: protein MTPKEGAAQLGEYMEQCSSFDFNMDDCEKFELSENNVNKGTEQIRPECFELLKVLGKGGYGKVFQVRKVSGASSGKIYAMKVLKKAMIVRNAKDTAHTKAERNILEEVKHPFIVDLIYAFQTGGKLYLILEYLSGGELFMQLEREGIFMEDTACFYLAEISMALGHLHQKGIIYRDLKPENIMLNDSGHVKLTDFGLCKESIHDGTVTHTFCGTIEYMAPEILMRSGHNRAVDWWSLGALMYDMLTGAPPFTGENRKKTIDKILKCKLSLPPYLTQEARDLLKKLLKRSASSRLGGGPGDAAEVQVHPFFRHINWDDLLARKVEPPFKPFLQSADDVSQFDSKFTSQTPVDSPDDSTLSESANQVFLGFTYVAPSVLENVKEKFSFEPKLRSPRKFPGSPRTLLSPLKFSGGDSWLRGPLPSGNPSTVCPGSGEHPMEVSGVEQMDTSSSCTSEVSAPLPIRPPSGIQAGPFKKQAYPMNSKRPEHLRMNL from the exons ATGACACCCAAAGAAGGAGCA GCTCAGCTCGGTGAATACATGGAGCAGTGCAGCAGCTTTGACTT TAACATGGATGACTGCGAGAAGTTTGAACTGTCAGAAAACAATGTGAACAAGGGAACAGAGCAGATCCGGCCGGAATGCTTTGAGCTGCTGAAGGTTTTGGGAAAAGGCGGCTATGGAAAg GTGTTTCAGGTTCGGAAGGTATCAGGAGCCAGTTCCGGGAAGATATACGCCATGAAAGTTTTGAAGAAG GCCATGATTGTGCGCAATGCAAAGGACACGGCGCACACCAAAGCAGAGAGAAACATTCTGGAGGAGGTGAAGCATCCGTTCATTGTGGATCTCATTTATGCCTTCCAGACTGGTGGGAAGCTGTACCTCATTCTGGAGTACTTAAGCG GGGGGGAGCTTTTTATGCAGCTGGAAAGAGAGGGCATCTTCATGGAGGACACAGCATG TTTTTATCTGGCTGAAATCTCAATGGCTCTGGGTCATCTGCACCAGAAAGGCATCATCTACAGAGACCTGAAGCCAGAGAACATCATGCTCAACGACAGCG GACACGTGAAGCTGACAGACTTTGGTTTGTGCAAAGAGTCCATCCATGATGGAACAGTCACTCACACCTTCTGTGGCACCATCGAGTACAT GGCCCCAGAGATCTTAATGAGGAGCGGACACAACCGGGCCGTGGACTGGTGGAGCCTGGGAGCTCTCATGTACGACATGCTGACAGGAGCT CCTCCATTCACAGGCGAAAACAGAAAGAAGACGATTGACAAAATCCTAAAATGCAAACTCAGCCTTCCACCTTACCTCACACAAGAAGCCAGGGACCTCCTAAAGAAG CTGCTGAAACGAAGTGCCTCATCACGACTTGGAGGCGGACCAGGAGATGCTGCCGAAGTTCAG GTCCACCCGTTCTTCCGGCATATAAACTGGGACGACCTCCTCGCTCGCAAAGTAGAACCTCCCTTCAAACCGTTTCTC caatcAGCTGATGATGTGAGCCAGTTTGACTCCAAGTTCACCAGCCAGACTCCAGTAGACAGTCCTGACGACTCCACACTCAGCGAAAGCGCTAATCAAGTCTTCCTG GGCTTCACATATGTCGCCCCATCTGTGCTGGAAAATGTCAAAGAGAAGTTCTCCTTCGAGCCAAAGCTCCGTTCACCGCGGAAGTTCCCTGGAAGCCCCAGAACCCTTTTGAG TCCCTTGAAGTTTTCTGGGGGGGACTCCTGGCTCCGAGGGCCGCTGCCTTCGGGCAATCCTTCCACCGTTTGCCCCGGCTCCGGGGAGCACCCTATGGAGGTGTCGGGAGTGGAGCAAATGGACACGAGCAGCAGCTGCACCTCCGAGGTGTctgccccacttcccatcaggCCACCCTCAGGCATCCAAGCCGGGCCCTTTAAGAAGCAGGCCTACCCTATGAACTCCAAGCGGCCCGAGCACCTGCGGATGAACCTATGA
- the LOC101174287 gene encoding ribosomal protein S6 kinase beta-1 isoform X1 — MAGVFDIDLDQPDDNVSDDELEDGAQLGEYMEQCSSFDFNMDDCEKFELSENNVNKGTEQIRPECFELLKVLGKGGYGKVFQVRKVSGASSGKIYAMKVLKKAMIVRNAKDTAHTKAERNILEEVKHPFIVDLIYAFQTGGKLYLILEYLSGGELFMQLEREGIFMEDTACFYLAEISMALGHLHQKGIIYRDLKPENIMLNDSGHVKLTDFGLCKESIHDGTVTHTFCGTIEYMAPEILMRSGHNRAVDWWSLGALMYDMLTGAPPFTGENRKKTIDKILKCKLSLPPYLTQEARDLLKKLLKRSASSRLGGGPGDAAEVQVHPFFRHINWDDLLARKVEPPFKPFLQSADDVSQFDSKFTSQTPVDSPDDSTLSESANQVFLGFTYVAPSVLENVKEKFSFEPKLRSPRKFPGSPRTLLSPLKFSGGDSWLRGPLPSGNPSTVCPGSGEHPMEVSGVEQMDTSSSCTSEVSAPLPIRPPSGIQAGPFKKQAYPMNSKRPEHLRMNL, encoded by the exons ATGGCCGGGGTTTTCGACATCGACCTGGATCAACCGGATGACAATGTCTCTGACGACGAACTTGAGGATGGG GCTCAGCTCGGTGAATACATGGAGCAGTGCAGCAGCTTTGACTT TAACATGGATGACTGCGAGAAGTTTGAACTGTCAGAAAACAATGTGAACAAGGGAACAGAGCAGATCCGGCCGGAATGCTTTGAGCTGCTGAAGGTTTTGGGAAAAGGCGGCTATGGAAAg GTGTTTCAGGTTCGGAAGGTATCAGGAGCCAGTTCCGGGAAGATATACGCCATGAAAGTTTTGAAGAAG GCCATGATTGTGCGCAATGCAAAGGACACGGCGCACACCAAAGCAGAGAGAAACATTCTGGAGGAGGTGAAGCATCCGTTCATTGTGGATCTCATTTATGCCTTCCAGACTGGTGGGAAGCTGTACCTCATTCTGGAGTACTTAAGCG GGGGGGAGCTTTTTATGCAGCTGGAAAGAGAGGGCATCTTCATGGAGGACACAGCATG TTTTTATCTGGCTGAAATCTCAATGGCTCTGGGTCATCTGCACCAGAAAGGCATCATCTACAGAGACCTGAAGCCAGAGAACATCATGCTCAACGACAGCG GACACGTGAAGCTGACAGACTTTGGTTTGTGCAAAGAGTCCATCCATGATGGAACAGTCACTCACACCTTCTGTGGCACCATCGAGTACAT GGCCCCAGAGATCTTAATGAGGAGCGGACACAACCGGGCCGTGGACTGGTGGAGCCTGGGAGCTCTCATGTACGACATGCTGACAGGAGCT CCTCCATTCACAGGCGAAAACAGAAAGAAGACGATTGACAAAATCCTAAAATGCAAACTCAGCCTTCCACCTTACCTCACACAAGAAGCCAGGGACCTCCTAAAGAAG CTGCTGAAACGAAGTGCCTCATCACGACTTGGAGGCGGACCAGGAGATGCTGCCGAAGTTCAG GTCCACCCGTTCTTCCGGCATATAAACTGGGACGACCTCCTCGCTCGCAAAGTAGAACCTCCCTTCAAACCGTTTCTC caatcAGCTGATGATGTGAGCCAGTTTGACTCCAAGTTCACCAGCCAGACTCCAGTAGACAGTCCTGACGACTCCACACTCAGCGAAAGCGCTAATCAAGTCTTCCTG GGCTTCACATATGTCGCCCCATCTGTGCTGGAAAATGTCAAAGAGAAGTTCTCCTTCGAGCCAAAGCTCCGTTCACCGCGGAAGTTCCCTGGAAGCCCCAGAACCCTTTTGAG TCCCTTGAAGTTTTCTGGGGGGGACTCCTGGCTCCGAGGGCCGCTGCCTTCGGGCAATCCTTCCACCGTTTGCCCCGGCTCCGGGGAGCACCCTATGGAGGTGTCGGGAGTGGAGCAAATGGACACGAGCAGCAGCTGCACCTCCGAGGTGTctgccccacttcccatcaggCCACCCTCAGGCATCCAAGCCGGGCCCTTTAAGAAGCAGGCCTACCCTATGAACTCCAAGCGGCCCGAGCACCTGCGGATGAACCTATGA
- the LOC101174287 gene encoding ribosomal protein S6 kinase beta-1 isoform X3, protein MEQCSSFDFNMDDCEKFELSENNVNKGTEQIRPECFELLKVLGKGGYGKVFQVRKVSGASSGKIYAMKVLKKAMIVRNAKDTAHTKAERNILEEVKHPFIVDLIYAFQTGGKLYLILEYLSGGELFMQLEREGIFMEDTACFYLAEISMALGHLHQKGIIYRDLKPENIMLNDSGHVKLTDFGLCKESIHDGTVTHTFCGTIEYMAPEILMRSGHNRAVDWWSLGALMYDMLTGAPPFTGENRKKTIDKILKCKLSLPPYLTQEARDLLKKLLKRSASSRLGGGPGDAAEVQVHPFFRHINWDDLLARKVEPPFKPFLQSADDVSQFDSKFTSQTPVDSPDDSTLSESANQVFLGFTYVAPSVLENVKEKFSFEPKLRSPRKFPGSPRTLLSPLKFSGGDSWLRGPLPSGNPSTVCPGSGEHPMEVSGVEQMDTSSSCTSEVSAPLPIRPPSGIQAGPFKKQAYPMNSKRPEHLRMNL, encoded by the exons ATGGAGCAGTGCAGCAGCTTTGACTT TAACATGGATGACTGCGAGAAGTTTGAACTGTCAGAAAACAATGTGAACAAGGGAACAGAGCAGATCCGGCCGGAATGCTTTGAGCTGCTGAAGGTTTTGGGAAAAGGCGGCTATGGAAAg GTGTTTCAGGTTCGGAAGGTATCAGGAGCCAGTTCCGGGAAGATATACGCCATGAAAGTTTTGAAGAAG GCCATGATTGTGCGCAATGCAAAGGACACGGCGCACACCAAAGCAGAGAGAAACATTCTGGAGGAGGTGAAGCATCCGTTCATTGTGGATCTCATTTATGCCTTCCAGACTGGTGGGAAGCTGTACCTCATTCTGGAGTACTTAAGCG GGGGGGAGCTTTTTATGCAGCTGGAAAGAGAGGGCATCTTCATGGAGGACACAGCATG TTTTTATCTGGCTGAAATCTCAATGGCTCTGGGTCATCTGCACCAGAAAGGCATCATCTACAGAGACCTGAAGCCAGAGAACATCATGCTCAACGACAGCG GACACGTGAAGCTGACAGACTTTGGTTTGTGCAAAGAGTCCATCCATGATGGAACAGTCACTCACACCTTCTGTGGCACCATCGAGTACAT GGCCCCAGAGATCTTAATGAGGAGCGGACACAACCGGGCCGTGGACTGGTGGAGCCTGGGAGCTCTCATGTACGACATGCTGACAGGAGCT CCTCCATTCACAGGCGAAAACAGAAAGAAGACGATTGACAAAATCCTAAAATGCAAACTCAGCCTTCCACCTTACCTCACACAAGAAGCCAGGGACCTCCTAAAGAAG CTGCTGAAACGAAGTGCCTCATCACGACTTGGAGGCGGACCAGGAGATGCTGCCGAAGTTCAG GTCCACCCGTTCTTCCGGCATATAAACTGGGACGACCTCCTCGCTCGCAAAGTAGAACCTCCCTTCAAACCGTTTCTC caatcAGCTGATGATGTGAGCCAGTTTGACTCCAAGTTCACCAGCCAGACTCCAGTAGACAGTCCTGACGACTCCACACTCAGCGAAAGCGCTAATCAAGTCTTCCTG GGCTTCACATATGTCGCCCCATCTGTGCTGGAAAATGTCAAAGAGAAGTTCTCCTTCGAGCCAAAGCTCCGTTCACCGCGGAAGTTCCCTGGAAGCCCCAGAACCCTTTTGAG TCCCTTGAAGTTTTCTGGGGGGGACTCCTGGCTCCGAGGGCCGCTGCCTTCGGGCAATCCTTCCACCGTTTGCCCCGGCTCCGGGGAGCACCCTATGGAGGTGTCGGGAGTGGAGCAAATGGACACGAGCAGCAGCTGCACCTCCGAGGTGTctgccccacttcccatcaggCCACCCTCAGGCATCCAAGCCGGGCCCTTTAAGAAGCAGGCCTACCCTATGAACTCCAAGCGGCCCGAGCACCTGCGGATGAACCTATGA
- the rnft1 gene encoding E3 ubiquitin-protein ligase RNFT1, translating to MKLRVQNDRNSRGKVKLRESCTVMQPSSVDGGVQTGNGLSLTLQPELLTRTPGASAAATATPDKSGGEVHVSMTGGESGGGASSRRSRAHSHSHSHSHRHDQGAPRSTSEHELDAPDSDPDSGEPSSSLSDLRCLFRWIQRSLPFLVILCAKLVVQHVLGLAVGVGLFTTFLYVNKNIQIQAFLQDRHSKLQCAWLIVFLSSSTLLLYYTFLPEKLYQCLILLNPAIHPLGFWEVLWAVGITNFIIKFIFMGIKCLILLLPSSLVTHSTQARGLMLSEELGQVHQAVAPVPLWFRYLVTVQETDGPAGLTLGILLALVYLILKLLGLYSQWTSVLKTVRIFLAGEGTGTPATRSQCSDAGNACPICQGEFRSPQALLCQHIFCAECITLWFNREKSCPLCRTVITEKVYKWRDGATSPHLQIY from the exons ATGAAACTCCGGGTGCAGAATGACAG GAATTCCAGAGGAAAAGTGAAACTCAGAGAGTCCTGCACGGTAATGCAGCCTTCCTCTGTTGACGGAGGGGTTCAGACAGGAAATGGTTTATCCCTAACTTTGCAACCTGAGCTGCTCACCAGGACTCCGGGCGCCTCTGCTGCCGCCACCGCCACTCCGGACAAGTCCGGCGGCGAAGTGCATGTTTCCATGACTGGAGGAGAGTCTGGTGGAGGCGCGTCGTCCAGGAGATCTCGGGCCCACTCCCACAGCCACTCGCATTCGCACAGACACGATCAGGGTGCGCCTCGCTCCACCTCAGAACATGAGCTTGATGCTCCAGACTCCGATCCGGACTCCGGAGAGCCCAGCAGCTCCCTGTCCGATCTTCGCTGTCTCTTCCGCTGGATTCAAAGGAGTCTTCCTTTCCTGGTTATCCTGTGTGCTAAACTAGTCGTCCAGCATGTTCTAG GGTTAGCAGTTGGGGTTGGCCTCTTTACAACCTTTTTATATGtcaacaaaaacattcagattCAAGCATTTCTTCAG GATCGTCATTCGAAGCTGCAGTGTGCGTGGCTGATTGTCTTCTtgtcctcctccaccctcctgCTTTACTACACCTTTCTCCCAGAGAAACTTTACCAATG CCTCATCCTCCTGAACCCAGCCATCCACCCACTGGGTTTCTGGGAGGTTCTTTGGGCGGTCGGCATCACCAACTtcataataaagtttatttttatgggGATTAAGTGCCTAATCTTGCTGCTGCCCTCCTCATTGGTGACCCACAGCACTCAG GCCAGGGGGCTGATGCTGTCTGAGGAGCTGGGTCAAGTGCACCAGGCCGTGGCTCCGGTTCCTCTGTGGTTCCGCTACCTGGTCACCGTTCAAGAGACCGACGGTCCTGCTGGGCTCACACTGGGTATCCTGCTCGCTCTGGTCTACCTCATTTTGAAA CTTTTAGGACTGTACAGCCAGTGGACGTCTGTATTAAAAACTGTCAGGATTTTCCTAGCGGGTGAG GGTACGGGGACTCCAGCAACCAGAAGTCAGTGTAGTGACGCTGGAAACGCCTGTCCCATCTGTCAGGGAGAGTTCAGAagtccacaagctctgctctgCCAG CACATCTTCTGCGCCGAATGCATCACCCTGTGGTTTAACCGGGAGAAGAGCTGCCCCCTGTGCCGCACCGTCATCACAGAGAAGGTCTACAAGTGGAGGGACGGCGCCACGTCTCCACACCTGCAGATTTATTGA